A genome region from Psychrobacter jeotgali includes the following:
- a CDS encoding thioesterase family protein produces the protein MAAYYHFIKREQQADGVCVAHYKPTKHAQGAWNEHEQHMAPATGVLTTELERYMPQDNMRIARISLDILGLIPLDDFIITTRCIRPGRTIELIESVMSSRGRDCIIARAWRLLTQDTSAVAGLEDQKPSYKPDALPAWNDMKGWPGGFIESVRLVASSERRPGKGMVWITNDLEMVAGEPTHDLVHLLGMVDTANGVVPRLGIELSAAQWMFPNTDLQIHMHRAPTGQWLGIEAVQQYGYDGIGITSAILHDIHGPFGRSEQILTIRPMPS, from the coding sequence ATGGCCGCTTATTACCACTTTATAAAACGCGAACAGCAGGCGGATGGGGTCTGTGTGGCGCATTATAAGCCCACCAAGCATGCTCAAGGTGCTTGGAATGAGCATGAGCAACATATGGCACCGGCTACGGGTGTATTGACTACCGAGCTGGAGCGCTATATGCCGCAGGATAATATGCGTATTGCGCGTATTAGTCTTGATATTTTGGGATTGATTCCGCTTGATGATTTTATCATCACCACGCGTTGTATTCGCCCGGGCCGAACCATTGAGCTAATCGAGTCGGTAATGAGCAGTCGTGGTCGCGATTGTATCATTGCTCGTGCTTGGCGGCTTCTGACTCAAGATACTAGCGCAGTTGCAGGACTTGAGGATCAAAAACCTTCATATAAGCCCGATGCTTTGCCCGCATGGAACGATATGAAGGGCTGGCCGGGTGGTTTTATTGAAAGCGTGCGTTTGGTTGCGAGCTCAGAGCGCCGCCCTGGTAAGGGTATGGTGTGGATTACTAATGATCTTGAAATGGTAGCAGGTGAACCTACCCATGATTTAGTGCATTTATTAGGCATGGTCGATACCGCCAACGGGGTGGTACCACGCCTTGGCATAGAGCTGTCAGCTGCACAGTGGATGTTCCCCAATACTGACTTACAAATTCATATGCACCGTGCACCAACAGGACAGTGGCTTGGTATTGAAGCGGTGCAGCAGTATGGGTACGATGGTATTGGCATAACCAGTGCTATCTTGCACGATATTCACGGTCCCTTTGGTCGCAGTGAACAGATTTTGACCATTCGCCCAATGCCGTCCTAG